One genomic segment of Flagellimonas marinaquae includes these proteins:
- a CDS encoding ROK family protein has translation MQDKNTYYLGIDIGGSHFAMGVVNADTMSLLTETVNRFPVDSRLSALPVLRQLISSIRQTIENFQKPIRGIGVSVPGPFDYGQGVSHIRGLNKFDSLYGVNLKLFLWAHLQDTLESIEQIAFLNDADSFVLGETYSNNLHTGKVLGVTLGTGIGSGFVVDGEVVTIDDNIPHEGNIYNLPFKGKRVEDWISTQWFLDTYFKVFGTSVDNVKQIADQAETSLKAKDIFEQYGRHLGEVMNSLSDSFKPEAIVIGGSISKSYHLFNNAFEACFAIPPSIRITKGTANAAILGAVIHLTIKQNKLNTKRKTEQYVMPMRADESKKGEGYTVYPSFEIATGTVSMGVENLVDELPKEGCILIDGYMGAYWEEFMGQLTAALQKRNVEHVTYDMASAYKDVECIEKMIEPFLGGDDPVFGKLYPGNLEDFFDADKVKSIQCSEGALNIFYGPGAALSGQNGTIVYIDIPKNEVQFRSRAGQVANLGNVMVEDKKQQYKRMYFIDWQVLNKHKQQLLKNIDFIVDGQFGNNITWCTGDTLREGLQEMTSHAFRPRPWFSPGIWGGDWMKERFGELAQDVPNYAWSFELIAPENGIVISKNGVRLEVSFDFLMFQDNQGILGEAASVFGTEFPIRFDYLDTVNGQNLSVQCHPTVPYMRENFGHNFTQDETYYILDAEPGAKVYLGFNEGVKREEFQNALEQSHSEAKPMNVEDYVQTFEANKHDLFLIPNGTVHCSGIGNLVLEISSTPYIFTFKMYDWMRMDLDGKPRPLNIARGVQNLNMECQGDRVEAEYISKPEVLQSGNDWKIIKLPTHPKHFYEIHRYEFDSEMTVSTNGQCHILNLVEGTKISVSANGRSMDVHYAETFVVPAATGSYTIKNLGSGTAKVVESNVKPEISKTGL, from the coding sequence ATGCAGGATAAAAACACATACTATCTCGGTATAGATATAGGAGGCAGCCATTTTGCCATGGGTGTTGTTAATGCCGATACGATGTCTTTACTAACAGAAACAGTGAATCGCTTTCCAGTAGATAGTAGATTGAGTGCCCTTCCTGTATTGAGGCAATTAATTTCATCCATAAGACAGACCATTGAAAATTTTCAAAAACCGATTAGGGGAATTGGTGTATCCGTTCCCGGTCCGTTCGATTACGGACAAGGTGTTTCACATATAAGAGGGCTTAATAAGTTCGATTCCCTTTATGGAGTCAATCTTAAACTGTTTTTGTGGGCACATCTGCAGGACACCTTGGAGTCTATTGAACAGATAGCCTTTCTTAACGATGCTGATAGTTTTGTACTAGGGGAGACCTATTCCAATAATCTTCATACGGGCAAAGTTTTAGGGGTAACTCTAGGTACAGGAATCGGTTCAGGTTTTGTGGTCGATGGAGAAGTGGTCACAATTGATGATAATATCCCACACGAGGGTAACATATATAACCTTCCTTTTAAAGGAAAAAGAGTAGAAGATTGGATTTCTACCCAATGGTTTCTGGATACTTACTTTAAAGTATTTGGCACGTCCGTGGACAATGTAAAACAAATAGCCGATCAAGCGGAAACCTCTTTAAAAGCAAAGGATATATTTGAACAGTACGGACGGCATTTAGGAGAAGTCATGAACTCGCTTTCGGATTCGTTTAAGCCAGAAGCCATTGTTATCGGAGGCAGTATCTCAAAAAGTTATCACTTGTTCAACAACGCATTCGAAGCGTGTTTTGCGATCCCTCCAAGTATTCGAATTACAAAAGGCACGGCCAACGCGGCCATATTAGGTGCCGTTATACATTTAACCATTAAACAGAATAAATTGAACACAAAAAGAAAAACGGAGCAGTATGTGATGCCGATGCGGGCAGATGAGTCTAAAAAAGGTGAAGGCTATACGGTTTACCCCTCTTTTGAGATTGCAACAGGGACCGTTTCCATGGGTGTTGAAAACCTTGTTGATGAACTTCCCAAAGAAGGATGTATTCTCATAGATGGTTATATGGGAGCCTACTGGGAGGAGTTTATGGGGCAACTTACTGCTGCCCTTCAAAAAAGGAATGTTGAACACGTCACTTATGATATGGCCTCGGCATATAAGGATGTCGAGTGCATTGAAAAAATGATAGAACCATTTTTGGGCGGGGACGACCCAGTTTTTGGAAAACTTTACCCAGGAAATCTTGAAGATTTTTTTGATGCAGATAAAGTAAAATCAATTCAATGTTCGGAAGGAGCGTTAAATATTTTTTATGGGCCGGGAGCAGCCTTAAGTGGACAAAATGGAACTATCGTTTATATAGATATACCAAAGAACGAAGTACAGTTCCGTTCCAGAGCTGGTCAAGTTGCCAATTTGGGCAATGTAATGGTCGAGGATAAAAAACAACAGTACAAGCGAATGTACTTTATAGATTGGCAGGTACTCAATAAACACAAGCAACAACTTTTAAAGAATATTGATTTTATTGTTGATGGGCAGTTTGGAAATAACATCACCTGGTGTACCGGTGACACCTTAAGGGAAGGCCTACAAGAAATGACCTCGCATGCTTTTAGACCAAGACCGTGGTTTTCTCCGGGTATTTGGGGCGGCGATTGGATGAAAGAAAGGTTTGGGGAATTGGCCCAAGATGTTCCAAATTATGCATGGTCTTTTGAATTGATCGCCCCAGAAAATGGAATTGTGATATCTAAAAATGGGGTAAGACTGGAAGTTTCATTTGACTTTTTAATGTTCCAGGACAATCAAGGTATTTTAGGCGAGGCAGCAAGTGTATTTGGCACAGAGTTTCCGATTAGGTTTGATTACCTGGATACTGTAAATGGACAGAACCTATCCGTACAGTGTCATCCAACTGTACCGTATATGCGAGAAAATTTTGGGCATAATTTTACCCAAGATGAAACATACTATATTCTTGATGCCGAACCAGGGGCAAAAGTCTATTTGGGATTTAATGAAGGAGTTAAAAGGGAAGAATTCCAAAACGCCTTGGAACAGAGTCATAGCGAAGCAAAACCGATGAACGTTGAGGATTACGTCCAAACCTTTGAGGCAAACAAGCACGATCTTTTCCTAATACCAAATGGAACGGTGCACTGTTCGGGTATAGGCAATTTGGTATTGGAAATTAGTAGTACCCCTTACATATTTACTTTTAAAATGTACGACTGGATGCGAATGGATTTAGACGGGAAACCAAGACCTTTGAACATAGCCCGTGGAGTACAAAACCTAAATATGGAATGCCAAGGAGATAGAGTGGAAGCGGAGTATATCTCCAAGCCAGAAGTATTGCAATCGGGCAATGACTGGAAAATAATTAAACTGCCAACACATCCCAAGCACTTTTATGAAATCCATAGATATGAATTTGATAGTGAAATGACCGTATCGACCAATGGGCAGTGTCATATCCTTAATTTAGTGGAAGGCACCAAGATTAGCGTTTCGGCAAATGGAAGGAGTATGGATGTACACTATGCGGAGACATTTGTGGTACCGGCCGCCACAGGCAGTTATACCATCAAAAATTTAGGTTCGGGAACTGCCAAAGTGGTTGAATCCAACGTTAAGCCAGAAATTAGTAAAACGGGTCTATAA
- a CDS encoding sugar porter family MFS transporter, with the protein MEAHKNYYLFKITAIGALGGLLFGYDTAVISGAIGFMESKFSLTPALKGWAVSSAIVGCVIGALTAGYVADRMGRKKALIITALLFALSAIGCLLAPNFTLLVVARIIGGVGVGAASMLSPLYISEISPAEKRGSLVSLYQLGIVLGIIIVYFCNYLVARSGGEAWNIEYGWRYMLGSEAVPALLFLVALFFVPESPRWLSKNGDNVKALMILERLNTREKALKIHQEIQMALKQEKGKLSELFEKGFRTAIIIGVVLALFSQITGINAIMYYAPEILKSAGFGVDSALMQTVLIGVINSIFTFVAIKYIDKAGRKKLLLWGIMGMIICLLVIGSLYHFNALQGPWLLIFILGFVACFASSLGPIPWVIISEIFPTKVRGVAMSICVMVLWVGVMLISQFTPVLLSDLGPSYTFWLFMANAIFLWIFTLKMIPETNGQTLEEIEMGWKK; encoded by the coding sequence ATGGAAGCACATAAAAACTATTACCTCTTTAAGATTACGGCCATTGGCGCTTTAGGTGGTTTGCTGTTCGGGTACGATACCGCGGTGATCTCTGGCGCAATCGGTTTTATGGAAAGCAAGTTTTCCCTGACTCCAGCATTAAAAGGATGGGCAGTGTCCAGTGCAATTGTAGGCTGTGTTATTGGAGCTTTGACAGCCGGATATGTAGCGGATAGGATGGGGCGTAAAAAAGCCTTGATCATAACAGCGTTGCTATTTGCCCTGTCGGCCATCGGGTGTTTATTGGCGCCAAATTTCACGCTTTTGGTCGTCGCAAGAATCATTGGAGGGGTAGGAGTAGGTGCGGCTTCCATGCTTTCACCATTGTATATTTCGGAGATTTCTCCAGCAGAAAAAAGAGGCTCTTTGGTCTCTTTGTACCAACTGGGTATTGTGTTGGGAATAATTATAGTGTACTTCTGTAACTATTTAGTGGCACGATCAGGAGGAGAAGCTTGGAACATTGAATATGGATGGCGGTATATGTTGGGTTCTGAGGCCGTACCTGCACTACTGTTTTTGGTGGCCTTGTTTTTTGTTCCCGAAAGCCCAAGATGGCTTTCCAAGAACGGCGACAATGTTAAGGCACTTATGATACTGGAAAGATTGAATACCCGGGAGAAGGCACTAAAAATCCACCAAGAAATTCAAATGGCATTAAAGCAGGAAAAAGGCAAATTGTCAGAATTGTTTGAAAAAGGGTTCAGAACCGCAATCATTATAGGTGTTGTACTTGCGCTTTTTTCACAGATTACAGGAATAAATGCCATAATGTACTATGCGCCGGAAATATTAAAATCTGCTGGTTTTGGGGTGGATTCTGCCTTAATGCAAACAGTTTTGATTGGCGTTATAAACTCTATATTCACCTTTGTTGCCATTAAATATATAGACAAGGCCGGGCGAAAAAAGTTGTTGCTATGGGGAATAATGGGCATGATTATATGTCTTTTGGTTATAGGTTCACTATATCATTTCAATGCGCTTCAAGGACCATGGCTGCTCATTTTTATATTGGGATTTGTAGCCTGTTTCGCATCATCATTAGGACCGATTCCTTGGGTGATCATTTCAGAAATCTTCCCTACAAAGGTACGAGGTGTAGCCATGTCCATATGTGTTATGGTACTATGGGTCGGGGTTATGCTCATATCACAGTTTACTCCGGTACTGTTAAGTGACCTTGGGCCATCATACACCTTCTGGCTATTTATGGCCAACGCCATTTTCCTATGGATATTTACCTTAAAAATGATTCCGGAGACCAACGGACAAACTTTGGAAGAAATTGAAATGGGCTGGAAAAAATAA